A window from Marinagarivorans cellulosilyticus encodes these proteins:
- the istB gene encoding IS21-like element helper ATPase IstB, translating to MNDSTALLLKELRLPAFVRHYQSLWQTATEKGWSHTEYLAALCEYEISDRYQRRTQKWIREAQLAGGKTFTEFNDEKLSREIKAQLARLKQDTTWVEHADNVLLIGPSGTGKTHIASALTYQLIEQGVRCKLFPAIALVQLLQQAKRDLDLMAAMTRLDKYRVIVIDDIGYVKKTDAETQVLFEFIAHRYESGSLIITANQPFGSWDNIFPDSMMTVAAIDRLIHHATIIELEGESYRKREQLKQRTTRKSQHA from the coding sequence TTGAACGACTCAACCGCCTTATTGCTCAAAGAATTACGCCTGCCAGCGTTCGTGCGACATTACCAATCACTTTGGCAAACCGCGACCGAAAAAGGCTGGTCACACACGGAATACTTAGCGGCATTGTGTGAGTATGAAATCTCAGATCGCTATCAACGGCGCACTCAAAAATGGATACGTGAAGCGCAGCTCGCGGGTGGTAAAACCTTTACTGAGTTTAATGACGAGAAATTAAGCCGAGAAATAAAAGCGCAACTGGCTCGGCTCAAGCAAGATACCACTTGGGTTGAGCATGCCGACAATGTGCTACTCATCGGCCCGAGCGGCACCGGCAAAACCCATATCGCCAGCGCTCTAACCTACCAACTCATTGAGCAAGGCGTGCGCTGTAAATTGTTTCCCGCCATCGCGTTGGTGCAACTACTGCAACAGGCCAAGCGCGACTTAGACTTGATGGCAGCCATGACACGACTGGATAAATACCGTGTCATCGTCATCGATGATATTGGTTACGTGAAAAAAACCGATGCCGAAACACAGGTACTGTTTGAATTTATCGCCCATCGATACGAAAGCGGCAGCTTGATCATCACCGCCAACCAACCGTTTGGCTCATGGGACAACATTTTCCCCGATAGCATGATGACGGTAGCCGCCATCGACAGGCTAATACACCACGCGACAATTATCGAACTAGAAGGAGAAAGCTATAGAAAACGAGAACAATTAAAACAGCGAACAACCCGTAAATCACAACATGCCTAA
- the istA gene encoding IS21 family transposase, translating into MQHRQQGTNQEAAAAKAGISARSGRRIESASTTPRPKNDRDWRTREDPLEAVWETELEPLLRAEPALTGTTLLEYLEEHYPTHYDQRVLRTLQRRVKQWKALHGPDKTVIFRQQAEAGRQGFSDFTHPDSAITIAGEPFKHLLYQFRLAYSGWRSVTVIQGGESFAALSTGLQRALQQAGGCPIEHRTDSLSAARNNQQNQWTGAYDDLCAHYNMTPTRNNVGESHENGIVECANGSLKRRISQQLKLRGSHDFDNIESYQRFIDKLCERLNRRSHSRFQEEKPTLQGLPKQQTANYQTLSLKVTRSSTIEVRRVVYSVPSRLIGERVQVRLYHDKLAIYVGQQCAITLTRVYPGHKDARAKRIDYKHLIHSLAAKPQAFRYSQIRDDILPDDNYKQLWQYADEALESREACKWMVTVLRLACEYDAEKQLGEELLSEAKLGQFASIKTLQDRFYRPSQAVPELQAKQHDLQSYDALLSSLNEQKTRAQEAPF; encoded by the coding sequence ATGCAGCATCGTCAACAAGGTACAAACCAAGAAGCGGCCGCGGCCAAAGCCGGTATTTCGGCGCGCAGCGGACGAAGAATCGAGAGCGCTTCAACAACACCGCGCCCCAAAAACGACAGGGATTGGCGAACCCGAGAAGATCCATTGGAAGCCGTTTGGGAAACTGAGCTGGAGCCGTTACTGCGGGCTGAGCCGGCGCTAACGGGCACCACGCTCCTTGAATATCTCGAAGAGCATTACCCAACCCATTATGATCAGCGCGTACTGCGTACATTGCAGCGCCGCGTTAAACAATGGAAAGCACTACATGGGCCGGACAAGACAGTCATATTTCGCCAACAAGCCGAAGCCGGTCGGCAAGGCTTTTCGGATTTTACTCACCCCGACAGTGCGATCACGATTGCTGGGGAGCCCTTTAAACACTTGCTCTACCAATTTCGCTTAGCCTACAGTGGTTGGCGGTCAGTGACCGTTATACAAGGTGGTGAAAGTTTTGCGGCTTTATCCACGGGTTTGCAGCGCGCTCTACAGCAAGCAGGTGGCTGTCCCATTGAGCATCGCACGGATAGTTTAAGCGCGGCCCGCAACAATCAACAAAACCAGTGGACGGGTGCCTATGATGATTTGTGCGCGCATTACAACATGACGCCAACGCGCAATAATGTGGGGGAGTCCCATGAAAATGGCATTGTTGAATGCGCAAACGGCTCGCTAAAACGTCGCATTTCACAGCAGCTAAAACTGCGTGGCAGTCACGACTTCGATAACATTGAGTCTTATCAACGCTTTATCGATAAACTATGTGAGCGCTTGAATCGCCGCTCACACAGTCGTTTTCAAGAAGAAAAGCCAACCTTGCAAGGCTTGCCCAAGCAGCAAACCGCCAACTACCAAACGCTGAGCCTAAAAGTGACTCGCTCATCAACCATTGAAGTGCGCCGCGTGGTTTATAGCGTGCCGTCACGATTAATTGGGGAGCGTGTTCAGGTTCGGCTTTATCATGACAAGCTCGCTATCTATGTGGGGCAGCAGTGCGCGATCACATTGACGCGCGTTTACCCTGGTCACAAAGATGCGCGCGCCAAACGCATTGATTACAAGCACCTCATCCACTCATTAGCGGCCAAACCCCAAGCCTTCCGCTACTCTCAGATTCGCGATGACATATTGCCCGACGACAATTACAAACAACTCTGGCAATACGCGGACGAAGCACTGGAGAGCCGTGAAGCCTGTAAATGGATGGTGACTGTCCTACGCCTTGCCTGTGAATATGACGCCGAGAAACAACTGGGGGAAGAGCTGCTGTCAGAGGCCAAACTCGGCCAGTTCGCGTCAATTAAAACCCTTCAAGATCGCTTCTACCGCCCCTCCCAGGCGGTTCCCGAACTGCAAGCCAAACAGCATGACCTGCAAAGCTACGACGCACTCTTGTCATCCTTGAACGAGCAGAAAACCCGAGCACAGGAGGCACCCTTTTGA